The Chrysemys picta bellii isolate R12L10 chromosome 12, ASM1138683v2, whole genome shotgun sequence genome has a segment encoding these proteins:
- the TSEN54 gene encoding tRNA-splicing endonuclease subunit Sen54 isoform X2 produces the protein MEPELEPRAGRLFSPAELLAARTRDRKVPQHSHGQKDFIPDSSEEQAERLHRCREEHWQLLAEERVERLGSLVRAEWKPREGIVELKSPAGSIQLFYRDLPLSIQEAYETLLSQGTVSLLQYQVFSHLKRLGYIVLRFCPSAVPSQYERQLNLDSYCKSSGKRHHKRKRSSSPWLQDKKPKASGNLPEGEGTPEKASGSCGGPSHPASGGSCLSEKSKESDPASGEGESAQVPTDAVQLSKPPSHSQAQAGDYGKAAGDSCSGTHLPRWDFTRIAFPNMASDCPHTFLPQPDERLLPENVAGREANATRWRKLVNQKREKLTRKEREQRERESRYKSSVNADREVRRCSNWQEYKELLKQRRQRRAGRRPSHLWDQPVTPLVKPDQAASAAAVLQQISVLQPSHILDGASRLQEDTEGMKIDFSVYQADAVANFKKNNPGKPYARMCVRRFDEQIPSLRAVKQLAYQSEDVPVVFALVDNGDIAFYSFKEFKLPVDIYN, from the exons ATGGAGCCCGAGCTGGAGCCCCGCGCGGGCCGCCTCTTCAG cccagctgagcTGCTGGCAGCTCGGACGCGTGACCGCAAGGTTCCTCAGCACTCACACGGACAGAAGGACTTCATCCCTGATAGCTCGGaagagcaggcagagaggctgCACCGGTGTCGGGAGGAGCACTGGCAGCTCCTGGCAGAGGAGCGCGTGGAGAGGCT GGGAAGTTTGGTGAGAGCTGAATGGAAGCCACGAGAGGGCATCGTGGAGCTGAAATCCCCTGCG GGCTCTATTCAGCTCTTTTACAGGGACCTGCCCTTGTCCATACAAGAAGCCTATGAGACCCTGCTGTCCCAAGGGACGGTGAGCCTGCTACAGTACCAG GTGTTCAGCCACTTGAAGAGACTGGGTTACATTGTGCTGAGATTCTGCCCCAG TGCTGTCCCATCTCAATACGAGAGGCAGCTGAACCTGGACAGTTATTGCAAGAGCTCTGGGAAACGCCATCACAAAAGGAAGAGGAGCTCCAGCCCCTG GTTACAAGACAAGAAACCGAAGGCATCTGGGAATCTTCCAGAAGGTGAAGGGACCCCAGAAAAGGCCAGTGGCAGCTGTGGCGGTCCCAGTCACCCAGCCTCTGGGGGGAGCTGTTTGTCAGAGAAGTCAAAAGAGTCCGATCCTGCCAGTGGAGAGGGGGAGTCAGCCCAAGTTCCCACTGATGCAGTACAACTCAGCAAGCCCCCCAGTCACTCACAAGCTCAGGCTGGAGACTATGGGAAGGCTGCTGGGGACAGCTGCAGTGGCACCCACCTGCCCCGCTGGGACTTCACCAGAATCGCCTTCCCCAACATGGCTTCTGACTGCCCACACACCTTCCTGCCACAGCCTGACGAAAGACTGCTCCCAGAGAACGTAGCTGGGCGGGAGGCCAACGCCACCCGCTGGCGCAAGCTGGTCAACCAGAAGCGTGAGAAGTTGACACGGAAGGAGCGGGAGCAGCGGGAGAGGGAGAGCAGATACAAGAGCAGTGTCAATGCGGACAGGGAGGTGAGGCGCTGCTCCAACTGGCAGGAATACAAGGAGCTTCTGAAGCAGAGGAGACAGCGGAGGGCAGGGAGGCGGCCTTCGCATCTGTGGGACCAGCCTGTCACCCCGCTGGTGAAGCCGGATCAAGCGGCCTCAGCAG CTGCTGTCCTCCAGCAGATCAGTGTGCTGCAGCCTTCCCACATCCTGGATGGAGCCTCCCG GCTGCAGGAGGATACGGAGGGCATGAAGATAGACTTCAGTGTGTATCAAGCAGATGCAGTTGCCAACTTCAAGAAGAACAACCCTGGGAAGCCGTATGCCAGGATGTGTGTGCGGAG ATTTGACGAGCAGATCCCATCCCTGCGGGCAGTGAAGCAGCTTGCCTATCAGAGTGAGGATGTCCCAGTGGTCTTTGCACTGGTGGACAATGGAGACATTGCTTTCTACTCTTTCAAGGAGTTCAAGCTGCCTGTTGATATTTATAACTGA
- the TSEN54 gene encoding tRNA-splicing endonuclease subunit Sen54 isoform X3: MEPELEPRAGRLFSPAELLAARTRDRKVPQHSHGQKDFIPDSSEEQAERLHRCREEHWQLLAEERVERLGSLVRAEWKPREGIVELKSPAGKFWHTMGFTEHGKQCLLPEEALYLLECGSIQLFYRDLPLSIQEAYETLLSQGTVSLLQYQVFSHLKRLGYIVLRFCPRLQDKKPKASGNLPEGEGTPEKASGSCGGPSHPASGGSCLSEKSKESDPASGEGESAQVPTDAVQLSKPPSHSQAQAGDYGKAAGDSCSGTHLPRWDFTRIAFPNMASDCPHTFLPQPDERLLPENVAGREANATRWRKLVNQKREKLTRKEREQRERESRYKSSVNADREVRRCSNWQEYKELLKQRRQRRAGRRPSHLWDQPVTPLVKPDQAASAAAVLQQISVLQPSHILDGASRLQEDTEGMKIDFSVYQADAVANFKKNNPGKPYARMCVRRFDEQIPSLRAVKQLAYQSEDVPVVFALVDNGDIAFYSFKEFKLPVDIYN, encoded by the exons ATGGAGCCCGAGCTGGAGCCCCGCGCGGGCCGCCTCTTCAG cccagctgagcTGCTGGCAGCTCGGACGCGTGACCGCAAGGTTCCTCAGCACTCACACGGACAGAAGGACTTCATCCCTGATAGCTCGGaagagcaggcagagaggctgCACCGGTGTCGGGAGGAGCACTGGCAGCTCCTGGCAGAGGAGCGCGTGGAGAGGCT GGGAAGTTTGGTGAGAGCTGAATGGAAGCCACGAGAGGGCATCGTGGAGCTGAAATCCCCTGCG GGGAAGTTCTGGCACACTATGGGGTTCACAGAGCATGGCAAACAGTGCCTGCTGCCAGAGGAAGCCCTCTATCTACTGGAATGC GGCTCTATTCAGCTCTTTTACAGGGACCTGCCCTTGTCCATACAAGAAGCCTATGAGACCCTGCTGTCCCAAGGGACGGTGAGCCTGCTACAGTACCAG GTGTTCAGCCACTTGAAGAGACTGGGTTACATTGTGCTGAGATTCTGCCCCAG GTTACAAGACAAGAAACCGAAGGCATCTGGGAATCTTCCAGAAGGTGAAGGGACCCCAGAAAAGGCCAGTGGCAGCTGTGGCGGTCCCAGTCACCCAGCCTCTGGGGGGAGCTGTTTGTCAGAGAAGTCAAAAGAGTCCGATCCTGCCAGTGGAGAGGGGGAGTCAGCCCAAGTTCCCACTGATGCAGTACAACTCAGCAAGCCCCCCAGTCACTCACAAGCTCAGGCTGGAGACTATGGGAAGGCTGCTGGGGACAGCTGCAGTGGCACCCACCTGCCCCGCTGGGACTTCACCAGAATCGCCTTCCCCAACATGGCTTCTGACTGCCCACACACCTTCCTGCCACAGCCTGACGAAAGACTGCTCCCAGAGAACGTAGCTGGGCGGGAGGCCAACGCCACCCGCTGGCGCAAGCTGGTCAACCAGAAGCGTGAGAAGTTGACACGGAAGGAGCGGGAGCAGCGGGAGAGGGAGAGCAGATACAAGAGCAGTGTCAATGCGGACAGGGAGGTGAGGCGCTGCTCCAACTGGCAGGAATACAAGGAGCTTCTGAAGCAGAGGAGACAGCGGAGGGCAGGGAGGCGGCCTTCGCATCTGTGGGACCAGCCTGTCACCCCGCTGGTGAAGCCGGATCAAGCGGCCTCAGCAG CTGCTGTCCTCCAGCAGATCAGTGTGCTGCAGCCTTCCCACATCCTGGATGGAGCCTCCCG GCTGCAGGAGGATACGGAGGGCATGAAGATAGACTTCAGTGTGTATCAAGCAGATGCAGTTGCCAACTTCAAGAAGAACAACCCTGGGAAGCCGTATGCCAGGATGTGTGTGCGGAG ATTTGACGAGCAGATCCCATCCCTGCGGGCAGTGAAGCAGCTTGCCTATCAGAGTGAGGATGTCCCAGTGGTCTTTGCACTGGTGGACAATGGAGACATTGCTTTCTACTCTTTCAAGGAGTTCAAGCTGCCTGTTGATATTTATAACTGA
- the TSEN54 gene encoding tRNA-splicing endonuclease subunit Sen54 isoform X1: MEPELEPRAGRLFSPAELLAARTRDRKVPQHSHGQKDFIPDSSEEQAERLHRCREEHWQLLAEERVERLGSLVRAEWKPREGIVELKSPAGKFWHTMGFTEHGKQCLLPEEALYLLECGSIQLFYRDLPLSIQEAYETLLSQGTVSLLQYQVFSHLKRLGYIVLRFCPSAVPSQYERQLNLDSYCKSSGKRHHKRKRSSSPWLQDKKPKASGNLPEGEGTPEKASGSCGGPSHPASGGSCLSEKSKESDPASGEGESAQVPTDAVQLSKPPSHSQAQAGDYGKAAGDSCSGTHLPRWDFTRIAFPNMASDCPHTFLPQPDERLLPENVAGREANATRWRKLVNQKREKLTRKEREQRERESRYKSSVNADREVRRCSNWQEYKELLKQRRQRRAGRRPSHLWDQPVTPLVKPDQAASAAAVLQQISVLQPSHILDGASRLQEDTEGMKIDFSVYQADAVANFKKNNPGKPYARMCVRRFDEQIPSLRAVKQLAYQSEDVPVVFALVDNGDIAFYSFKEFKLPVDIYN; this comes from the exons ATGGAGCCCGAGCTGGAGCCCCGCGCGGGCCGCCTCTTCAG cccagctgagcTGCTGGCAGCTCGGACGCGTGACCGCAAGGTTCCTCAGCACTCACACGGACAGAAGGACTTCATCCCTGATAGCTCGGaagagcaggcagagaggctgCACCGGTGTCGGGAGGAGCACTGGCAGCTCCTGGCAGAGGAGCGCGTGGAGAGGCT GGGAAGTTTGGTGAGAGCTGAATGGAAGCCACGAGAGGGCATCGTGGAGCTGAAATCCCCTGCG GGGAAGTTCTGGCACACTATGGGGTTCACAGAGCATGGCAAACAGTGCCTGCTGCCAGAGGAAGCCCTCTATCTACTGGAATGC GGCTCTATTCAGCTCTTTTACAGGGACCTGCCCTTGTCCATACAAGAAGCCTATGAGACCCTGCTGTCCCAAGGGACGGTGAGCCTGCTACAGTACCAG GTGTTCAGCCACTTGAAGAGACTGGGTTACATTGTGCTGAGATTCTGCCCCAG TGCTGTCCCATCTCAATACGAGAGGCAGCTGAACCTGGACAGTTATTGCAAGAGCTCTGGGAAACGCCATCACAAAAGGAAGAGGAGCTCCAGCCCCTG GTTACAAGACAAGAAACCGAAGGCATCTGGGAATCTTCCAGAAGGTGAAGGGACCCCAGAAAAGGCCAGTGGCAGCTGTGGCGGTCCCAGTCACCCAGCCTCTGGGGGGAGCTGTTTGTCAGAGAAGTCAAAAGAGTCCGATCCTGCCAGTGGAGAGGGGGAGTCAGCCCAAGTTCCCACTGATGCAGTACAACTCAGCAAGCCCCCCAGTCACTCACAAGCTCAGGCTGGAGACTATGGGAAGGCTGCTGGGGACAGCTGCAGTGGCACCCACCTGCCCCGCTGGGACTTCACCAGAATCGCCTTCCCCAACATGGCTTCTGACTGCCCACACACCTTCCTGCCACAGCCTGACGAAAGACTGCTCCCAGAGAACGTAGCTGGGCGGGAGGCCAACGCCACCCGCTGGCGCAAGCTGGTCAACCAGAAGCGTGAGAAGTTGACACGGAAGGAGCGGGAGCAGCGGGAGAGGGAGAGCAGATACAAGAGCAGTGTCAATGCGGACAGGGAGGTGAGGCGCTGCTCCAACTGGCAGGAATACAAGGAGCTTCTGAAGCAGAGGAGACAGCGGAGGGCAGGGAGGCGGCCTTCGCATCTGTGGGACCAGCCTGTCACCCCGCTGGTGAAGCCGGATCAAGCGGCCTCAGCAG CTGCTGTCCTCCAGCAGATCAGTGTGCTGCAGCCTTCCCACATCCTGGATGGAGCCTCCCG GCTGCAGGAGGATACGGAGGGCATGAAGATAGACTTCAGTGTGTATCAAGCAGATGCAGTTGCCAACTTCAAGAAGAACAACCCTGGGAAGCCGTATGCCAGGATGTGTGTGCGGAG ATTTGACGAGCAGATCCCATCCCTGCGGGCAGTGAAGCAGCTTGCCTATCAGAGTGAGGATGTCCCAGTGGTCTTTGCACTGGTGGACAATGGAGACATTGCTTTCTACTCTTTCAAGGAGTTCAAGCTGCCTGTTGATATTTATAACTGA
- the TSEN54 gene encoding tRNA-splicing endonuclease subunit Sen54 isoform X4 encodes MGFTEHGKQCLLPEEALYLLECGSIQLFYRDLPLSIQEAYETLLSQGTVSLLQYQVFSHLKRLGYIVLRFCPSAVPSQYERQLNLDSYCKSSGKRHHKRKRSSSPWLQDKKPKASGNLPEGEGTPEKASGSCGGPSHPASGGSCLSEKSKESDPASGEGESAQVPTDAVQLSKPPSHSQAQAGDYGKAAGDSCSGTHLPRWDFTRIAFPNMASDCPHTFLPQPDERLLPENVAGREANATRWRKLVNQKREKLTRKEREQRERESRYKSSVNADREVRRCSNWQEYKELLKQRRQRRAGRRPSHLWDQPVTPLVKPDQAASAAAVLQQISVLQPSHILDGASRLQEDTEGMKIDFSVYQADAVANFKKNNPGKPYARMCVRRFDEQIPSLRAVKQLAYQSEDVPVVFALVDNGDIAFYSFKEFKLPVDIYN; translated from the exons ATGGGGTTCACAGAGCATGGCAAACAGTGCCTGCTGCCAGAGGAAGCCCTCTATCTACTGGAATGC GGCTCTATTCAGCTCTTTTACAGGGACCTGCCCTTGTCCATACAAGAAGCCTATGAGACCCTGCTGTCCCAAGGGACGGTGAGCCTGCTACAGTACCAG GTGTTCAGCCACTTGAAGAGACTGGGTTACATTGTGCTGAGATTCTGCCCCAG TGCTGTCCCATCTCAATACGAGAGGCAGCTGAACCTGGACAGTTATTGCAAGAGCTCTGGGAAACGCCATCACAAAAGGAAGAGGAGCTCCAGCCCCTG GTTACAAGACAAGAAACCGAAGGCATCTGGGAATCTTCCAGAAGGTGAAGGGACCCCAGAAAAGGCCAGTGGCAGCTGTGGCGGTCCCAGTCACCCAGCCTCTGGGGGGAGCTGTTTGTCAGAGAAGTCAAAAGAGTCCGATCCTGCCAGTGGAGAGGGGGAGTCAGCCCAAGTTCCCACTGATGCAGTACAACTCAGCAAGCCCCCCAGTCACTCACAAGCTCAGGCTGGAGACTATGGGAAGGCTGCTGGGGACAGCTGCAGTGGCACCCACCTGCCCCGCTGGGACTTCACCAGAATCGCCTTCCCCAACATGGCTTCTGACTGCCCACACACCTTCCTGCCACAGCCTGACGAAAGACTGCTCCCAGAGAACGTAGCTGGGCGGGAGGCCAACGCCACCCGCTGGCGCAAGCTGGTCAACCAGAAGCGTGAGAAGTTGACACGGAAGGAGCGGGAGCAGCGGGAGAGGGAGAGCAGATACAAGAGCAGTGTCAATGCGGACAGGGAGGTGAGGCGCTGCTCCAACTGGCAGGAATACAAGGAGCTTCTGAAGCAGAGGAGACAGCGGAGGGCAGGGAGGCGGCCTTCGCATCTGTGGGACCAGCCTGTCACCCCGCTGGTGAAGCCGGATCAAGCGGCCTCAGCAG CTGCTGTCCTCCAGCAGATCAGTGTGCTGCAGCCTTCCCACATCCTGGATGGAGCCTCCCG GCTGCAGGAGGATACGGAGGGCATGAAGATAGACTTCAGTGTGTATCAAGCAGATGCAGTTGCCAACTTCAAGAAGAACAACCCTGGGAAGCCGTATGCCAGGATGTGTGTGCGGAG ATTTGACGAGCAGATCCCATCCCTGCGGGCAGTGAAGCAGCTTGCCTATCAGAGTGAGGATGTCCCAGTGGTCTTTGCACTGGTGGACAATGGAGACATTGCTTTCTACTCTTTCAAGGAGTTCAAGCTGCCTGTTGATATTTATAACTGA